A stretch of Carya illinoinensis cultivar Pawnee chromosome 14, C.illinoinensisPawnee_v1, whole genome shotgun sequence DNA encodes these proteins:
- the LOC122294559 gene encoding L-ascorbate oxidase-like → MLPTDGSMVRPISRGLTLRALIIWFILLQFIRLSSGAKTRHFKWEVEYMYWSPDCIEHVVMGINGQFPGPTIRAKAGDTVVVELTNKLPTEGVVIHWHGIRQLGTPWADGTAFISQCAINSGETFHYRFKVDRAGTYFYHGHLGMQRSAGLYGSLLVDVAEGEKEPFHYDGEFNLLLSDWWHKSVHEQEVGLSSNPFRWIGEPQSLLINGRGQYNCSLAAQYSDTNSSQCKLRGNEQCAPQILHVRSNKTYRLRVASSTALASLNLAIGNHKMVVVEADGNYLQPFKVNDLDIYSGESYSVLITTNQDPSKNYWLSIGVRGRLPATPPGLTILNYQPTSASKFPTSPPPVTPPWNDYHHSKMFSKSIFALMGSPKPPTSYDRRISLLNTQNKIDGFTKWAINNVSLALPPTPYLGSIKYGLRNAFDQKSPPENFPDNYDVMRPPINPNSTTGSGVYMFGLNTTVDVILQNANALSDNVSEIHPWHLHGHDFWVLGYGEGKFSAKDEKKLNFKNPPLRNTAVIFPYGWTALRFVADNPGVWAFHCHIEPHLHMGMGVVFAEGVHHVKKIPNEALTCGLTAKLLYKNRGR, encoded by the exons ATGCTGCCAACAGATGGTTCCATGGTTCGCCCAATCTCAAGGGGTCTTACTCTTAGGGCTCTCATTATTTGGTTCATTTTATTACAGTTTATTCGATTATCTTCAGGTGCCAAGACCAGGCACTTTAAATGGGAAGTAGAGTATATGTATTGGTCTCCAGATTGCATCGAGCATGTCGTGATGGGGATCAATGGCCAGTTTCCCGGCCCGACCATCCGAGCAAAAGCAGGAGACACAGTTGTTGTTGAACTCACTAACAAGCTCCCCACTGAGGGAGTTGTCATTCACTGGCATGGAATCCgacag TTGGGCACACCTTGGGCAGATGGAACTGCTTTCATTTCACAGTGTGCTATCAACTCTGGGGAGACCTTTCATTATAGGTTCAAAGTCGATAGG GCAGGAACGTACTTTTACCATGGCCACTTGGGCATGCAGAGATCGGCAGGGTTGTATGGGTCTCTGCTAGTGGACGTTGCAGAAGGGGAGAAAGAGCCATTCCATTATGATGGTGAGTTCAACCTATTGTTAAGCGACTGGTGGCACAAAAGTGTTCATGAGCAAGAGGTTGGCCTCTCCTCCAACCCATTTCGTTGGATCGGTGAACCTCAG AGCTTGCTGATCAACGGAAGAGGACAGTATAATTGTTCCCTGGCAGCCCAATATAGCGACACCAACTCCAGCCAGTGCAAATTAAGGGGAAACGAACAATGCGCACCTCAGATCCTACATGTGCGTTCCAATAAGACTTACAGACTGAGGGTTGCCAGCTCCACAGCACTTGCTTCACTCAACCTGGCCATTGGG AATCACAAAATGGTGGTGGTAGAAGCTGACGGGAATTATCTACAACCATTTAAGGTCAATGACTTGGACATATACTCTGGTGAAAGCTACTCAGTCCTAATTACTACAAATCAAGATCCTTCCAAGAACTACTGGCTTTCTATAGGTGTAAGAGGAAGGCTTCCAGCCACCCCTCCTGGCCTTACCATCCTAAATTACCAACCAACTTCTGCATCAAAGTTCCCCACTTCTCCACCTCCCGTGACTCCTCCATGGAATGATTATCACCATAGCAAGATGTTCTCTAAGAGCATCTTTGCTCTCATGGGGTCCCCAAAACCTCCGACAAGTTACGACCGTCGGATCAGCCTCCTCAACacccaaaataaaattgatGGATTTACCAAGTGGGCTATCAATAATGTCTCTTTGGCATTACCACCCACTCCTTATCTGGGCTCCATAAAATATGGTCTACGAAATGCTTTCGATCAAAAGAGTCCACCGGAGAACTTCCCCGACAACTATGACGTAATGAGACCTCCGATCAACCCTAACTCAACTACTGGAAGTGGGGTTTACATGTTTGGCTTGAATACTACGGTAGATGTGATACTTCAAAATGCCAATGCGCTAAGCGATAATGTTAGCGAAATACACCCTTGGCACTTGCATGGTCATGATTTTTGGGTGTTGGGATATGGAGAAGGGAAGTTCTCGGCCAAGGATGAGAAGAAACTCAACTTCAAAAATCCGCCTTTGAGGAATACTGCAGTCATCTTCCCATATGGATGGACAGCTTTAAGGTTTGTGGCAGATAATCCAGGAGTGTGGGCCTTCCATTGCCACATCGAGCCTCATTTGCATATGGGTATGGGCGTGGTCTTTGCCGAAGGTGTTCATCATGTGAAAAAAATACCTAATGAGGCTCTTACCTGTGGTCTAACAGCAAAACTTTTGTACAAGAATAGAGGGCGCTGA